One genomic region from Saprospiraceae bacterium encodes:
- a CDS encoding phosphoribosyltransferase: MFKNRKEAGEILAGKLLKFNSKDTIVLAVPRGGVPVGFEVARLLQVPLEPIMIKKIGHPANKEYAIGATSMDEFFIASQEHIPKEYIDAELVLIRKRLTEMYSKFMGQKKPTNLKGMNVILVDDGMATGHTMMATLHVVKKSLPNQIIVAIPVASNNAVKLVKTLANVVVCIYIPDEFYGVGSFYEDFDQLTDKEVIGFFNQ; this comes from the coding sequence AAATTTAATAGTAAAGATACCATTGTTCTGGCAGTTCCAAGAGGTGGAGTTCCAGTCGGATTTGAAGTAGCAAGACTATTACAGGTTCCATTGGAGCCTATTATGATAAAAAAAATAGGACATCCTGCCAACAAGGAATATGCCATCGGAGCGACTAGCATGGACGAATTTTTTATTGCTAGCCAGGAACATATTCCCAAAGAGTATATTGATGCTGAACTAGTCTTGATAAGAAAAAGGTTGACGGAGATGTATTCAAAATTTATGGGACAAAAGAAGCCAACAAACTTAAAGGGAATGAATGTGATTTTGGTGGATGACGGCATGGCTACGGGGCATACTATGATGGCTACCCTCCATGTAGTGAAAAAAAGCCTCCCTAACCAAATAATTGTCGCCATCCCTGTCGCATCTAATAATGCTGTCAAACTTGTAAAAACCCTGGCCAATGTCGTAGTGTGCATTTATATTCCTGATGAATTTTATGGAGTCGGTTCATTTTATGAAGATTTTGACCAGCTGACAGACAAGGAAGTCATTGGGTTTTTTAACCAATAA
- a CDS encoding universal stress protein, whose protein sequence is MKKIVAVFDGLNYNSSTEKFLIFIGEMISAHVVAVFLDDPEYHSYKIYELIAEDGVSGRIRKELDVRDQTSRLTQSKELEGQLKALKLPYTIRHDSDNAIQDVVHESNFADLMIIFRQESFVSFKEKVPSRFIKKVLENIHCPLLLVPYDFNPFNKIIWLYDGRPSSIYAYKMFNYIFEDFLKLNTEVVNIHQGSESSTLPDENLLKEYMNRHAPQATFKLMGGDVDSGLLPYLKSLSTDTLIVLGAFQRGRISRMINTSLTDWILKNFDLPIFIAHRADPN, encoded by the coding sequence ATGAAAAAAATTGTTGCAGTCTTTGATGGTTTGAATTACAATAGCAGCACTGAAAAATTTTTGATTTTTATTGGTGAAATGATATCAGCACACGTGGTTGCAGTTTTTTTGGATGATCCCGAATATCATAGTTATAAAATTTATGAACTCATTGCAGAAGATGGTGTATCAGGAAGGATAAGAAAGGAGCTGGATGTAAGGGATCAGACTTCCAGGTTGACTCAATCCAAGGAGCTGGAAGGTCAATTAAAAGCGCTTAAGCTCCCGTATACCATTCGTCATGACAGTGATAATGCCATCCAGGATGTAGTTCATGAAAGTAATTTTGCTGACTTAATGATCATCTTCAGGCAAGAATCGTTTGTTTCTTTTAAGGAAAAGGTACCATCCCGATTTATAAAAAAAGTTTTAGAAAACATTCATTGTCCTTTGTTACTTGTGCCTTATGATTTTAACCCTTTTAATAAAATAATTTGGCTATATGATGGTCGGCCTTCGTCGATCTATGCATATAAAATGTTTAATTATATTTTTGAAGATTTCTTGAAGCTTAACACCGAAGTGGTCAACATCCACCAAGGTAGTGAGTCTTCCACATTGCCTGATGAAAACCTGCTCAAGGAATATATGAATCGGCATGCACCACAAGCCACTTTTAAATTGATGGGGGGAGATGTTGACTCTGGATTATTGCCTTACTTAAAATCCTTATCTACTGACACATTGATAGTTTTAGGTGCTTTTCAGAGAGGCCGGATATCGAGAATGATTAATACCAGTCTTACAGATTGGATATTGAAGAATTTTGATTTGCCGATATTTATTGCACATCGAGCAGATCCTAATTAG
- a CDS encoding ABC transporter permease — MNKLATFSKFLDETGKIASFGARFLTEWFRPRYEIKEFFNQCYIIGYKSFPLVGLTGFIMGLVLTMQLRPSMISYGVESQIPVIVGIAIVREIGPILTALIFAGKIGSSIGAQLGSMKVTEQIDAMEVSGTNPFKYLVVTRVLATTLMLPILVLLSDAISLYGSYLGVNIKGVTSFSLFWNQVFDNLLFSDVLPAFIKTFFFGFTVGLIGCYKGYHSEKGTEGVGRSANSAVVVSSVLIFVIDLLVVQFTDILGIA, encoded by the coding sequence GTGAATAAGCTGGCCACATTTAGTAAATTTTTAGATGAAACGGGTAAAATCGCTTCTTTTGGAGCTCGTTTTTTGACCGAATGGTTTAGGCCAAGATATGAAATCAAAGAATTTTTCAATCAATGTTATATTATTGGCTATAAATCATTCCCTCTGGTGGGTCTTACAGGGTTTATAATGGGACTCGTCCTGACGATGCAGTTGAGGCCTTCTATGATTAGTTATGGCGTTGAATCTCAGATACCGGTCATTGTTGGTATCGCTATAGTCCGGGAGATCGGCCCAATTCTGACTGCCTTGATTTTTGCTGGAAAAATCGGCAGTAGTATTGGAGCTCAGTTAGGCTCTATGAAAGTCACAGAACAAATAGATGCCATGGAGGTAAGTGGTACCAATCCATTCAAGTATCTGGTGGTTACAAGGGTGTTGGCTACGACCTTAATGCTCCCCATACTTGTCTTGCTCAGCGATGCTATATCATTATATGGATCATACCTTGGAGTTAATATTAAAGGAGTGACCAGTTTTAGTCTGTTTTGGAACCAGGTATTTGACAACCTGCTGTTTAGCGATGTATTACCAGCATTCATAAAAACTTTCTTTTTTGGATTTACGGTAGGTCTCATAGGATGCTATAAAGGGTATCATAGTGAGAAAGGCACTGAAGGCGTAGGGCGAAGTGCAAACTCTGCTGTTGTAGTTTCTTCTGTATTAATATTTGTGATTGATTTGCTGGTAGTTCAGTTTACTGATATATTAGGAATAGCTTAA
- a CDS encoding ATP-binding cassette domain-containing protein gives MIETKDTELLKQGLNDHQLPVVSLKHIYKSFGSNKVLRGFNLDLNRGENIVVLGKSGSGKSVLIKCIIGLLMPDQGEILVFGRDVLSLNHEELDAMRAKIGFLFQSNALYDSLTVRENLEFPLRRHWIKLTQAEVLQRVIHALEDVGLTHTIDMMPSELSGGMKKRIALARTLILRPEIILYDEPTSGLDPITGKEIIDLMVEIKIKYNTSSLIISHDMTCVKMASDRVAVLLDGQCYICDTYAHLQMSSDPKVRQYFDI, from the coding sequence ATGATTGAGACGAAAGACACAGAACTATTAAAACAAGGATTAAACGATCACCAATTGCCGGTGGTGAGTTTAAAACATATTTATAAATCATTTGGCTCTAATAAAGTGCTACGGGGTTTTAATTTGGATTTAAATAGAGGGGAAAATATAGTAGTACTGGGTAAGTCAGGTTCTGGTAAATCAGTACTCATAAAATGTATCATAGGCCTTTTGATGCCCGATCAAGGGGAGATATTGGTCTTTGGCCGGGATGTGTTGAGCCTCAACCACGAGGAGCTTGATGCGATGCGAGCAAAGATTGGTTTTTTATTTCAAAGCAATGCTTTGTATGACTCACTCACCGTGCGAGAGAACCTTGAATTTCCATTGCGCAGGCATTGGATTAAGCTCACGCAAGCAGAAGTGCTTCAACGTGTGATACATGCCTTAGAAGATGTAGGCCTGACACATACGATTGATATGATGCCTTCCGAATTATCGGGTGGTATGAAGAAAAGAATTGCGCTGGCACGTACTTTAATCTTAAGGCCAGAAATTATTTTATACGATGAGCCCACTTCAGGCTTGGATCCAATCACAGGAAAAGAAATTATTGATCTAATGGTGGAAATAAAAATTAAATACAATACTTCTTCCTTGATTATCTCACACGATATGACTTGTGTCAAAATGGCAAGTGATAGGGTAGCGGTTTTATTAGATGGTCAATGTTATATCTGTGACACCTACGCCCATTTGCAGATGAGTAGTGATCCAAAGGTTAGACAATATTTTGATATTTGA
- a CDS encoding MCE family protein: MAKQLTNNIKLGLFVILGLAFLVVMLYFIGKNTNIFTPSFTLRTHFQHIQGLQKGNNVRFSGIQIGSIRSIDILNDTVIEVTMSIDNDFKNIIKKNALVSIGTDGVVGNKIVNIVPVKMPASLVVDQDLLVSKKPIDSDEMLVYLSKTNRNIADITENLKITLQALNENQRLMHLLSSDEIPDLVSSTLREFKQASSEINYSAHAVHQIIDSVQFGSGNLSALIYDTTIFVQLRQASTSIKEFGEKTNVIAKEVDQIINSLDRDLQKGNGPVQALLRDSAWVSSINSTLDNLNKGTASFDQNMEALKSNFLFRGYFKKQARKEAKENQKK, translated from the coding sequence ATGGCAAAGCAATTGACTAATAATATTAAACTGGGTTTGTTTGTCATCCTGGGCCTGGCTTTCCTGGTAGTAATGCTTTATTTCATAGGAAAAAATACAAATATATTTACCCCATCATTTACCCTAAGGACGCATTTTCAGCATATTCAAGGATTGCAGAAAGGGAATAATGTTCGATTTTCTGGTATACAGATTGGCTCCATTAGGTCTATTGATATTCTCAATGATACTGTTATCGAAGTCACCATGTCTATCGACAATGATTTTAAAAATATCATTAAAAAAAATGCATTGGTATCTATTGGTACGGACGGAGTAGTGGGCAACAAAATTGTAAATATCGTCCCGGTTAAAATGCCGGCATCTTTGGTAGTGGACCAGGATCTTCTAGTCTCAAAAAAGCCAATTGATTCCGACGAAATGCTAGTTTATCTGAGCAAAACCAACCGTAATATTGCTGACATAACTGAGAATTTGAAAATCACTTTACAAGCTTTAAATGAAAACCAACGGTTAATGCATTTATTATCATCCGATGAAATTCCGGATCTCGTATCCTCAACGTTGAGAGAATTTAAACAGGCTTCCAGTGAGATTAACTATTCTGCTCATGCTGTGCATCAGATCATAGATAGTGTGCAGTTTGGATCAGGCAATCTGAGTGCTTTAATATATGATACCACTATCTTTGTACAATTACGACAGGCTTCTACCAGCATTAAAGAGTTTGGTGAAAAGACCAATGTGATAGCAAAGGAAGTGGATCAGATAATTAATTCATTGGATCGGGATTTGCAAAAAGGCAATGGCCCAGTTCAAGCTTTGTTGAGAGATAGCGCCTGGGTATCATCGATCAATAGCACGCTGGATAATTTAAACAAAGGGACAGCTTCTTTTGATCAGAATATGGAAGCATTAAAAAGCAATTTTTTGTTTCGGGGGTATTTTAAAAAACAGGCAAGAAAGGAAGCTAAGGAAAATCAAAAAAAATAA
- a CDS encoding DedA family protein, whose protein sequence is MNIIDFVLHIDQHLETFISQYGTLVYGILFLIVFCETGLVVTPLLPGDSLLFAAGALAANPENGLHVWIIIPLLILAALLGDNSNYFIGKYLAKKGAGAKLFGLFTIKQDYIDRTHKFYEKYGPRTIIMARFVPIVRTFAPFVAGIGSMTYMRYIKYCIIGAILWVTIVTLAGFFFGRLPWVKNNFEIVVLGIIIISVMPMVIGYLRNRFR, encoded by the coding sequence ATGAATATTATTGATTTTGTACTGCACATAGACCAACACCTGGAAACTTTTATAAGCCAATATGGCACTTTGGTTTATGGCATTTTGTTTCTCATAGTTTTTTGTGAGACCGGTTTGGTCGTGACTCCCTTATTACCAGGTGATTCCCTACTATTTGCAGCAGGTGCTTTGGCCGCCAATCCAGAAAATGGGCTGCATGTATGGATCATTATACCACTACTGATATTGGCAGCACTTCTGGGAGACAATTCAAATTATTTTATTGGAAAATACCTTGCCAAAAAGGGGGCTGGAGCCAAGTTATTTGGCCTATTTACAATCAAACAAGACTACATTGATCGCACTCATAAGTTTTATGAAAAATATGGGCCGCGTACGATCATCATGGCCCGATTTGTACCTATAGTCAGGACCTTTGCGCCTTTCGTAGCAGGCATAGGGAGTATGACCTATATGCGTTATATTAAATATTGCATAATCGGAGCTATTTTGTGGGTTACTATCGTTACACTGGCAGGCTTCTTTTTTGGCCGACTTCCATGGGTAAAAAATAATTTTGAAATAGTAGTACTGGGCATCATCATTATTTCTGTCATGCCGATGGTGATCGGATATCTTAGAAATAGATTTAGATAG